Proteins encoded within one genomic window of Epinephelus lanceolatus isolate andai-2023 chromosome 9, ASM4190304v1, whole genome shotgun sequence:
- the LOC117250905 gene encoding arrestin domain-containing protein 3-like, translating to MPSIQSFTMTYDALNEEGTFSEGDTITGKITLVLFKATTVESLFVKAKGDADVRWTKKSGDHTRTYSSHRRYFKLKQFLIPEDSQETVVPRGTHVYNFVFNIPQGNMPSSFKGTHGKIVYKLEAKLSRSWKMDRTVEKDIRFVSKSFPNLPALMSRQVGSKKKELGLFSSGYAIMDVIVDKKAYAPGETMVIVAKINNSSSTEMTPKFRLGQDVVYRANGSTKHEGNVIHKLADQLIPSRTQKDIRCTVKIPGDLMPSIQNCESISVEYHLKVYLDISFAFDPEIIFPLVIIPKDLAPGPQPHEAAGPYPAGAVGGPSYSDFPPSAVSMGPYPTSPHSGSYRNPRAQRNSTPPPVYPGNPPVYAGSPSMYPAHPTYMSGGYNNPVRQRPSPYGSPFSSPVLHPPPTAPAFQPPPSAPPFQPPPSAPHLHPFPPPPPFQISPTAPTYNPLPSAPMMNTDFLSQSDEAPPAYSLLFPSSAPDEPDAK from the exons ATGCCTTCAATCCAAAGCTTCACGATGACCTATGACGCACTGAATGAGGAGGGGACGTTCTCGGAGGGAGACACTATTACAGGGAAAATAACACTGGTCCTATTTAAGGCCACCACTGTTGAGAGCCTGTTTGTTAAAGCGAAAGGAGACGCTGACGTGCGTTGGACGAAAAAGAGCGGCGATCACACCAGGACGTACTCTTCACACAGGAGATACTTTAAACTGAAGCAGTTTCTAATCCCAGAGGACTCTCAGG AGACTGTGGTTCCCAGAGGAACCCATGTCTATAACTTTGTCTTCAACATACCACAAGG AAACATGCCATCATCCTTCAAGGGGACTCATGGAAAGATTGTCTACAAGCTGGAAGCCAAACTGTCCAGGAGTTGGAAGATGGACCGCACTGTAGAAAAGGACATCCGTTTTGTCTCCAAGTCCTTTCCAAACCTTCCTGCTCTAATG TCACGTCAAGTTGGTTCAAAGAAGAAGGAGTTGGGGCTTTTCTCAAGTGGATATGCTATCATGGATGTCATCGTTGACAAGAAGGCCTATGCTCCAG GTGAAACAATGGTGATTGTTGCAAAGATCAACAATTCCTCATCCACTGAGATGACACCCAAATTCAGATTAGGCCAGGATGTGGTGTACCGTGCCAACGGCAGTACCAAACATGAGGGCAACGTTATCCACAAACTGGCTGACCAACTTATTCCATCTCGAACACAAAAGGATATCAGGTGTACAGTGAAGATTCCTGGTGATCTGATGCCATCAATCCAGAATTGTGAAAGTATCTCAGTGGAGTACCATTTAAAG GTATATCTGGACATCAGCTTTGCTTTTGATCCAGAGATCATTTTCCCATTGGTCATTATTCCAAAAGACCTCGCTCCTGGCCCTCAGCCTCATGAGGCTGCAGGTCCATATCCCGCTGGGGCTGTTGGGGGTCCGAGCTACAGCGACTTCCCTCCTTCTGCAGTGTCCATGGGTCCTTATCCGACATCCCCACACTCAGGGAGTTATAGAAACCCAAGAGCCCAAAGGAATTCAACACCACCACCTGTGTACCCAGGTAACCCACCTGTGTATGCTGGTTCACCAAGCATGTATCCTGCTCATCCAACATACATGAGTGGGGGCTACAATAACCCAGTGCGACAGCGGCCTTCTCCATATGGATCTCCATTTTCATCTCCTGTACTTCACCCTCCACCCACTGCCCCAGCATTCCAACCACCCCCATCTGCCCCACCATTTCAACCACCCCCATCTGCCCCACATCTCCACCcattccctcctcctccacccttcCAGATATCCCCAACTGCTCCTACATACAACCCGCTGCCTTCTGCACCAATGATGAACACAGATTTCCTGTCTCAATCGGATGAAGCTCCTCCAGCATATTCGCTCCTTTTCCCATCTTCTGCTCCTGACGAACCTGATGCAAAATAA